From a region of the Streptococcus ruminantium genome:
- a CDS encoding amino acid ABC transporter ATP-binding/permease protein, with amino-acid sequence MDKEQEQYSTGMLILRLLKSMKHLLSWIGLAVCFAVLGQVVTVAIPVILVSLAFAGLAGQKISMMWLVLLLVLALLRGAFRYGEHYFGHYVAFHTLATYRKTVFAKLRRLAPAKLDRQDGGQLLKMISEDIEALEVFFAHTLAPICTGVLAAVGLAIYFGVADWKLALLALLTYVFLAIFIPVWFAKGLESLLYQQSMSRKQYVSYFIEGLKGMKDLLQFQQTEQHFSVLATKSQQVNQQEREVAQTNFMQYTLSFLVVGLSVLGFAGLIFDLVGRGQLDLGRGVELLLAFTSSFAPFLELSRLPLGFKRAMNAGRHVYGLLDEPEAEQTGQQVSVTVDEIVISDLDFDYDERETGLFRELSVIFCQPGIIGLVGKSGAGKSTLMKLIMRWYDWQSGQICLSGIDSRQIDKRHLQGSFAYVPQVPQIFKQTIRENLILGRTDVSDEEILELAEKCYMKERILAAPQGLDTVVQSAGDFSAGEGQRLELMRALLKGADCYIFDEPTSNLDSLNEARFIQLIKEYCEGMVFLISHRSSTMACADHILRLEDGQLFSSKEEMVCR; translated from the coding sequence ATGGATAAGGAACAAGAACAATACTCAACTGGAATGCTCATTTTACGACTTTTGAAATCGATGAAGCATCTCCTATCTTGGATTGGTCTGGCAGTTTGTTTTGCTGTTCTTGGACAGGTTGTGACAGTGGCAATTCCAGTTATTTTGGTTTCCCTAGCATTTGCTGGTCTTGCTGGGCAGAAAATTTCCATGATGTGGCTAGTCTTGCTCCTAGTCTTGGCTCTCCTACGAGGAGCCTTTCGCTATGGAGAACATTATTTTGGACACTACGTAGCTTTTCATACCTTAGCCACCTATCGTAAGACGGTATTTGCCAAATTACGCCGTCTAGCACCTGCTAAGTTGGATAGACAGGATGGTGGTCAGCTACTCAAAATGATTAGTGAAGACATTGAGGCTTTGGAGGTCTTTTTTGCCCATACCCTCGCTCCTATTTGTACAGGAGTATTAGCAGCAGTTGGCTTGGCTATCTATTTTGGTGTAGCCGACTGGAAATTAGCCCTTCTTGCTCTGCTAACATATGTTTTTTTAGCTATTTTTATTCCAGTTTGGTTTGCCAAGGGATTGGAATCTTTACTTTATCAACAAAGTATGAGTCGTAAACAGTACGTTTCTTACTTTATCGAAGGTTTGAAGGGGATGAAAGACTTGCTCCAGTTTCAGCAAACAGAACAACATTTTTCGGTCTTAGCTACTAAGAGTCAGCAGGTCAATCAGCAAGAGCGGGAGGTAGCGCAGACCAACTTTATGCAATACACACTATCTTTTTTGGTAGTAGGACTGTCGGTTTTAGGTTTTGCAGGACTTATATTTGACTTGGTGGGAAGAGGTCAGTTGGACTTAGGTAGAGGGGTGGAACTTCTCTTGGCTTTTACGAGTTCTTTTGCCCCTTTCTTGGAACTTAGTCGGCTCCCACTTGGTTTTAAGCGAGCTATGAATGCAGGGCGTCATGTTTATGGGCTGCTGGATGAACCTGAAGCTGAGCAGACGGGGCAGCAAGTTTCGGTGACGGTGGATGAAATTGTGATCTCCGACTTGGATTTTGACTACGATGAGCGTGAGACAGGCCTTTTTCGAGAGCTGTCTGTAATTTTTTGCCAGCCAGGAATTATTGGTCTGGTTGGCAAATCTGGAGCAGGAAAATCAACGCTGATGAAACTCATCATGCGCTGGTATGATTGGCAATCAGGCCAGATTTGCTTATCGGGAATAGATAGTCGTCAAATAGACAAGCGACACTTACAAGGTTCCTTTGCCTACGTGCCACAAGTGCCACAGATTTTTAAACAAACTATTCGGGAAAATCTTATCTTGGGTCGAACAGATGTGTCGGATGAGGAAATCTTGGAACTGGCTGAAAAATGTTATATGAAGGAACGTATTTTGGCGGCACCACAAGGCTTGGATACGGTGGTTCAATCGGCTGGGGATTTTTCTGCCGGTGAGGGTCAGCGATTGGAACTTATGCGAGCTCTTTTAAAAGGAGCGGATTGTTATATTTTTGACGAGCCAACCAGTAACCTAGATTCCTTGAACGAGGCACGTTTTATCCAGTTAATCAAGGAATATTGTGAGGGCATGGTATTCTTGATTTCTCATAGAAGTTCAACCATGGCTTGTGCGGATCATATCTTGCGCTTGGAAGATGGACAGTTATTCTCGTCAAAAGAGGAAATGGTGTGTCGTTAA
- the adhP gene encoding alcohol dehydrogenase AdhP, producing MKAVVVNPESTGVIVVEKELRPLEAGEALVQIEYCGVCHTDLHVANGDFGKVPGRILGHEGIGIVTQIAPDVTSLKIGDRVSVAWFFQGCGMCEYCTTGRETLCRSVKNAGYSVDGGMAEQCIVTADYAVKVPEGLDPAQASSITCAGVTCYKAIKEAHLAPGQWIAIYGAGGLGNLAIQYAKKVFNAHVIAVDINNDKLELAKEVGADVAINGLEVEDVPAFIKEITGGGVHSTVVTAVSKVAFNQAIDSVRAGGYVVAVGLPSEYMDLSIVKTVLDGIKVVGSLVGTRKDLEEAFHFGAIGLVVPVVQKRPVEDAEAVFEEMEAGTIQGRMVLDFCYSH from the coding sequence ATGAAAGCAGTCGTAGTAAATCCAGAATCTACTGGTGTTATCGTTGTTGAAAAAGAACTTCGTCCACTCGAAGCTGGTGAAGCTCTGGTCCAGATTGAGTACTGTGGTGTCTGCCACACTGACCTTCATGTTGCCAATGGTGACTTCGGAAAAGTTCCTGGTCGGATCCTCGGACATGAAGGCATCGGGATTGTTACCCAAATTGCACCAGATGTGACAAGTCTCAAGATTGGTGACCGTGTCAGTGTCGCTTGGTTCTTCCAAGGATGCGGCATGTGTGAATATTGCACTACCGGTCGGGAAACTCTTTGTCGCTCAGTGAAAAACGCGGGTTATTCTGTCGATGGTGGTATGGCTGAGCAATGCATTGTAACTGCAGACTATGCTGTAAAAGTTCCTGAAGGACTTGATCCTGCTCAAGCAAGCTCCATCACCTGTGCTGGGGTCACCTGCTACAAGGCTATTAAAGAAGCTCATCTTGCGCCAGGTCAGTGGATTGCTATCTACGGTGCTGGTGGACTAGGAAATCTCGCTATTCAGTATGCCAAGAAAGTTTTCAATGCTCATGTTATCGCTGTTGATATCAACAATGATAAACTAGAACTAGCAAAAGAAGTTGGTGCAGATGTTGCTATTAACGGCCTTGAGGTAGAAGATGTCCCTGCTTTTATCAAGGAAATCACCGGAGGCGGTGTCCATTCAACTGTTGTAACTGCTGTTTCAAAAGTTGCTTTCAACCAAGCAATTGATAGCGTTCGTGCTGGTGGTTACGTAGTTGCTGTTGGTCTGCCGTCTGAATATATGGATCTCAGTATCGTAAAAACTGTCCTAGATGGTATCAAGGTCGTTGGATCCCTAGTTGGTACACGAAAAGATTTGGAAGAAGCCTTCCACTTCGGTGCGATTGGTTTAGTTGTTCCAGTTGTCCAAAAACGTCCTGTTGAAGATGCTGAGGCAGTATTTGAGGAAATGGAAGCTGGCACTATCCAAGGTCGTATGGTGTTAGACTTCTGTTATTCTCACTGA
- the hisS gene encoding histidine--tRNA ligase, producing MKLQKPKGTQDLLPQDTVKWQYVENFARTIFKQYNYAEIRTPIFEHYEVISRSVGDTTDIVTKEMYDFYDKGERHITLRPEGTAPVVRSYVENKLFAPEVQKPAKFYYMGPMFRYERPQAGRLRQFHQIGVECFGSNNPATDVETIAMAYHFFEELGIKGIRLHLNSLGNPESRAAYRQALIDYLTPLKHQLSKDSQRRLEENPLRVLDSKEKEDKQVVENAPSILDYLDEKSTAHFETVKSMLDSLGISYVIDTNMVRGLDYYNHTIFEFMTEVGGNELTICAGGRYDGLVTYFGGPETPAFGFGMGIERLILVLDKQGIELPLDTRLDVYIAVLGSEANSGALELVQALRKQGFRAERDYLDRKLKAQFKSADAFGAKAIITLGGSEIESGQLIVKHNQTRNQVETSFETVQTDFANILEELEK from the coding sequence ATGAAACTTCAAAAACCTAAAGGGACCCAAGATTTATTACCACAGGATACAGTCAAGTGGCAGTACGTGGAAAATTTTGCTCGTACCATTTTCAAACAATACAATTACGCAGAAATTCGCACGCCGATTTTCGAGCATTATGAGGTTATCAGCCGTTCAGTTGGTGATACCACTGACATTGTTACTAAGGAGATGTACGACTTTTACGATAAAGGGGAACGCCACATTACCCTGCGCCCAGAAGGAACAGCGCCGGTTGTGCGCTCTTATGTAGAAAATAAGCTTTTTGCTCCGGAAGTGCAAAAACCAGCCAAATTCTACTATATGGGACCAATGTTTCGCTATGAACGTCCACAGGCAGGACGCCTGCGTCAATTCCATCAAATTGGTGTAGAGTGCTTTGGTTCCAATAATCCAGCTACAGATGTAGAAACGATTGCTATGGCTTATCATTTCTTTGAGGAGCTTGGTATCAAGGGAATACGTCTCCATCTCAATAGTCTAGGGAATCCGGAGAGTCGTGCAGCCTACCGTCAGGCCTTGATTGACTATTTAACACCACTCAAACACCAGTTGTCTAAGGATAGTCAGCGACGCTTGGAAGAAAATCCTCTCCGAGTCCTTGACTCCAAAGAAAAAGAAGATAAACAAGTGGTGGAAAATGCACCATCCATTTTGGATTACTTGGATGAGAAGAGCACAGCACACTTTGAGACAGTCAAGTCTATGCTGGATAGTTTGGGAATTTCTTATGTCATTGATACCAATATGGTACGGGGGTTAGACTATTATAATCACACCATTTTTGAGTTCATGACCGAAGTGGGAGGGAATGAACTGACTATTTGCGCCGGCGGTCGTTACGATGGCTTGGTCACTTATTTTGGAGGACCTGAAACACCAGCATTTGGTTTTGGCATGGGGATTGAGCGTCTCATTCTCGTCCTTGATAAGCAAGGTATTGAGTTGCCTCTTGACACTCGATTGGATGTCTATATCGCTGTTCTTGGTTCGGAGGCCAATAGCGGAGCACTGGAGTTGGTTCAAGCCCTGCGCAAGCAAGGTTTCCGTGCGGAGCGCGATTACTTGGATCGCAAGCTCAAAGCCCAATTTAAGTCAGCGGATGCGTTTGGAGCTAAGGCCATTATCACCTTAGGTGGTAGCGAGATTGAGTCAGGTCAATTGATTGTCAAGCACAATCAGACTCGTAACCAAGTAGAAACAAGCTTTGAAACAGTCCAGACAGACTTTGCAAATATTTTAGAAGAATTAGAAAAGTAG
- the adhE gene encoding bifunctional acetaldehyde-CoA/alcohol dehydrogenase encodes MADKKVVSPEEKLVEARKHVDELVQKGLVALDEFRKLGQEEVDYIVAKASVAALDKHGELAMHAFEETKRGVFEDKATKNLFACEHVVNNMRHTKTVGVIEEDEVTGLTLIAEPVGVVCGITPTTNPTSTAIFKSLIALKTRNPIVFAFHPSAQESSAHAARVVYEAAVAAGAPENCIQWITKPSMEATSELMKHDGIATILATGGNAMVRAAYSCGKPALGVGAGNVPAYVEKSANIRQAAHDIVMSKSFDNGMVCASEQAVIIDKEVYDEFVAEFKSYKTYFVNKKEKALLEAYCFGVKANSKNCAEGKLNADIVGRPAAWIAEQAGFSVPEGTNILAAEVAEIGEKEPLTREKLSPVIAVLKVDGRAEGLEAARQMVEFHGLGHSAAIHTEDAELAKEFGTIVRAIRVIWNSPSTFGGIGDVYNAFLPSLTLGCGSYGRNSISDNVSAMNLLNIKKVGRRRNNMQWFKVPSKTYFERDSIQYLQKCRDVERVMIVTDRAMVELGFLDRIIEQLDLRRNKVVYQIFSDVEPDPDITTVYKGTELMRTFKPDTIIALGGGSPMDAAKVMWLFYEQPTVDFHDLVQKFMDIRKRAFKFPELGKKSKFIAIPTTSGTGSEVTPFAVISDKANNRKYPIADYSLTPTVAIVDPALVLTVPAHVTADTGMDVLTHATEAYVSTVANDFTDGLALQAIKLVFENLESSVKNADFVSREKMHNASTMAGMAFANAFLGISHSMAHKIGGRFHTVHGRTNAILLPYVIRYNGTRPAKTATWPKYNYYRADEKYQDIARLLGLPCSTPEEAVAAYAQAVYDLGERIGIQMNLKAQGIDEKELKEHSRELALLAYEDQCTPANPRLAMVDHMQEIIEDAYYGYKERPGRLK; translated from the coding sequence ATGGCTGATAAAAAAGTAGTATCACCAGAAGAAAAGTTGGTAGAAGCACGCAAGCATGTTGACGAGCTTGTTCAAAAAGGTTTGGTTGCTCTTGATGAGTTTCGTAAACTCGGTCAAGAAGAAGTGGATTATATTGTTGCGAAAGCTTCTGTAGCAGCACTTGACAAACACGGTGAGTTGGCAATGCATGCTTTTGAAGAAACCAAACGTGGAGTGTTTGAAGATAAGGCAACCAAAAATCTATTTGCCTGTGAACATGTTGTCAACAATATGCGCCATACCAAAACGGTTGGTGTTATTGAAGAAGATGAAGTAACTGGTTTGACCTTGATTGCAGAGCCAGTAGGTGTTGTCTGTGGTATTACACCAACGACTAACCCAACATCTACAGCGATCTTTAAATCATTGATTGCCTTGAAGACACGTAATCCAATCGTCTTTGCCTTCCACCCATCTGCTCAAGAATCCTCAGCTCATGCAGCGCGTGTTGTGTATGAGGCGGCTGTGGCAGCAGGTGCTCCAGAAAACTGTATCCAGTGGATAACAAAACCATCTATGGAAGCGACATCTGAATTGATGAAGCATGATGGTATTGCAACCATTCTTGCGACCGGTGGGAATGCCATGGTTCGTGCAGCTTATTCTTGCGGTAAACCAGCGCTTGGTGTAGGTGCAGGTAACGTTCCAGCCTACGTTGAAAAATCAGCAAACATCCGCCAAGCCGCTCATGATATTGTGATGTCAAAATCATTTGATAACGGTATGGTCTGTGCATCTGAACAAGCAGTTATCATTGATAAGGAAGTGTATGACGAATTTGTAGCAGAATTTAAGTCCTACAAAACTTACTTCGTTAATAAGAAAGAAAAAGCTCTTCTGGAAGCATATTGCTTCGGTGTGAAAGCTAATAGCAAAAATTGCGCAGAGGGCAAGTTAAATGCAGATATCGTTGGTCGCCCAGCAGCATGGATTGCTGAGCAAGCTGGTTTCTCAGTGCCAGAAGGTACCAACATTTTAGCGGCTGAGGTAGCTGAAATCGGTGAAAAAGAGCCATTGACTCGTGAGAAATTGTCACCAGTTATCGCAGTCTTGAAAGTTGATGGCCGCGCAGAAGGTCTGGAAGCGGCTCGTCAAATGGTTGAGTTCCACGGTCTTGGTCACTCAGCAGCTATCCATACTGAAGATGCAGAACTGGCTAAAGAATTCGGAACCATTGTGCGCGCTATCCGTGTTATCTGGAACTCTCCATCTACTTTTGGTGGTATTGGTGATGTTTACAATGCCTTCTTACCATCATTGACACTTGGTTGTGGTTCTTATGGACGTAACTCAATCAGTGATAACGTAAGTGCTATGAACTTGCTCAATATCAAGAAAGTAGGAAGACGTAGAAATAATATGCAATGGTTTAAAGTTCCTTCTAAAACATACTTCGAACGTGACTCTATCCAGTACCTCCAAAAATGTCGTGACGTTGAACGCGTCATGATTGTTACAGACCGTGCTATGGTAGAACTTGGATTCTTGGATCGGATTATTGAACAATTGGATCTCCGTCGTAACAAGGTTGTCTATCAAATCTTCTCAGACGTTGAGCCAGATCCAGACATTACTACAGTTTATAAGGGTACAGAACTCATGCGTACCTTCAAACCAGATACTATTATTGCCCTCGGTGGTGGTTCACCAATGGATGCTGCCAAAGTAATGTGGCTCTTCTACGAACAACCGACTGTTGACTTCCATGACCTTGTTCAAAAATTCATGGATATTCGTAAGCGTGCCTTCAAGTTCCCAGAACTTGGTAAGAAATCTAAGTTTATTGCGATTCCAACAACATCTGGTACAGGTTCAGAAGTAACACCATTTGCTGTTATCTCTGATAAGGCAAACAACCGTAAGTATCCAATTGCTGACTATTCATTGACACCTACTGTGGCAATTGTTGACCCTGCGCTTGTATTGACAGTACCTGCACATGTTACAGCAGATACTGGTATGGACGTATTGACTCATGCAACTGAGGCGTATGTATCAACAGTTGCTAATGACTTTACAGATGGTCTTGCTCTTCAAGCTATCAAGTTGGTCTTTGAAAATCTTGAAAGTTCAGTGAAGAATGCAGACTTTGTATCACGCGAAAAAATGCACAATGCCTCTACAATGGCAGGTATGGCCTTCGCTAACGCCTTCCTAGGTATTTCTCACTCAATGGCGCATAAGATTGGTGGACGATTCCATACAGTTCATGGTCGTACAAATGCTATCTTGCTTCCGTACGTTATCCGTTACAACGGAACTCGTCCAGCTAAGACTGCTACATGGCCAAAATATAACTACTATAGAGCAGATGAAAAGTACCAAGACATTGCTCGCCTTCTGGGCTTGCCATGCTCAACGCCAGAAGAAGCTGTAGCAGCTTATGCTCAGGCTGTTTATGATTTGGGTGAGCGTATCGGTATTCAAATGAACTTGAAAGCACAGGGTATTGACGAGAAAGAACTCAAAGAGCATTCTCGTGAATTAGCTCTTCTTGCCTACGAAGATCAATGTACACCTGCAAACCCACGTTTGGCGATGGTGGATCACATGCAAGAAATTATTGAAGATGCTTACTATGGTTACAAGGAACGTCCAGGGCGTTTGAAATAA
- the rpmF gene encoding 50S ribosomal protein L32, whose product MAVPARRTSKAKKNKRRTHYKVAAPTVKFDETTGDYSRSHRVSLKGYYKGRKIAKAASAE is encoded by the coding sequence ATGGCAGTACCTGCACGTCGCACTTCAAAAGCGAAGAAAAATAAACGTCGTACTCACTATAAAGTAGCAGCTCCAACTGTGAAATTTGATGAAACTACTGGAGATTACTCACGTTCTCACCGTGTATCTTTGAAAGGATACTACAAGGGACGTAAAATCGCTAAAGCTGCTTCAGCTGAATAA
- the rpmG gene encoding 50S ribosomal protein L33 produces the protein MRVNITLEHKESGERLYLTSKNKRNTPDRLQLKKYSPKLRKHVIFTEVK, from the coding sequence ATGCGCGTAAACATTACACTTGAACACAAAGAATCTGGTGAACGCTTGTACCTTACTTCAAAAAACAAACGCAACACTCCAGACCGTCTTCAATTGAAAAAATACTCACCAAAATTGCGTAAGCACGTGATTTTTACTGAAGTGAAGTAG
- the thrC gene encoding threonine synthase codes for MTLVYQSTRDAKNRVSASQAILQGLATDGGLFTPISFPKVDLDFSFLKDASYQEVAKLILSAFLDDFTADELDYCINNAYDIKFDTPVVAPVVKLKGQYNLELFHGSTIAFKDMALSILPYLMTTAAKKHGLENEIVILTATSGDTGKAAMAGFADVAGTQIIVFYPRDGVSKVQELQMTTQVGENTHVVAIDGNFDDAQTNVKQMFNDEGLRAKLAAKKLQFSSANSMNIGRLVPQIVYYIYAYAQLVKTGEIEAGDRVNFTVPTGNFGNILAAYYAKQIGLPVGKLICASNDNNVLTDFFKTGIYDKNRPFRVTTSPSMDILVSSNLERLIFHLFGNDAEKTTELMAALNTAGQYDIQGADADSLSFFAAAFATEEETAAEIKRVYEESAYIEDPHTAVASSVYKRYVEQTGDQTPTIIASTASPYKFPVVVVEAVAGQSGQSDFEALAKLHEISGLALPPAVDGLETAFVRHTTVVAAEQMQAEVERYLGV; via the coding sequence ATGACATTAGTTTATCAATCAACGCGCGATGCTAAAAATAGAGTTTCAGCAAGTCAGGCGATTTTGCAGGGGCTGGCAACGGACGGCGGACTTTTCACACCGATTTCCTTTCCAAAGGTGGATTTAGATTTTTCATTTCTGAAAGACGCCTCTTATCAGGAAGTGGCAAAGCTAATTTTGTCGGCCTTCTTGGATGATTTCACAGCAGATGAGCTAGATTACTGTATCAACAATGCCTATGATATCAAGTTTGATACGCCAGTTGTTGCCCCGGTAGTCAAGTTAAAGGGACAATATAATCTGGAACTTTTTCATGGCTCAACTATTGCCTTTAAGGATATGGCCTTGTCAATCCTACCTTATTTGATGACAACGGCTGCAAAAAAACATGGTTTGGAAAATGAAATTGTTATTTTGACAGCGACATCTGGCGATACAGGTAAGGCGGCTATGGCAGGCTTTGCAGATGTGGCTGGTACGCAAATCATCGTCTTTTATCCACGCGATGGTGTGTCTAAGGTACAAGAATTGCAGATGACTACACAGGTGGGAGAAAATACACATGTAGTAGCCATTGATGGAAACTTTGATGATGCCCAGACCAATGTTAAACAAATGTTCAACGATGAGGGACTCCGTGCAAAATTGGCTGCAAAAAAACTCCAGTTTTCATCCGCCAATTCTATGAATATCGGCCGTCTGGTGCCACAGATTGTTTACTATATCTACGCTTATGCCCAGCTAGTTAAGACTGGCGAGATTGAGGCAGGTGATAGGGTCAACTTCACCGTCCCAACAGGTAATTTCGGAAATATCTTGGCGGCTTACTATGCTAAACAAATCGGTCTGCCTGTCGGTAAGCTCATCTGTGCTTCAAACGATAACAATGTTTTGACGGACTTTTTTAAAACAGGTATTTACGATAAGAATCGTCCTTTCCGTGTGACGACTAGTCCATCCATGGACATCCTTGTATCTTCTAATTTGGAGCGTTTGATTTTTCATCTCTTTGGAAATGATGCTGAAAAAACGACTGAGCTGATGGCAGCTCTGAATACTGCTGGACAGTATGACATTCAAGGGGCTGACGCGGATAGTTTGTCTTTCTTTGCTGCTGCCTTTGCTACAGAAGAAGAAACAGCTGCGGAAATCAAACGAGTCTATGAAGAATCAGCCTATATTGAAGATCCACATACGGCCGTTGCCTCGTCCGTCTATAAACGGTACGTTGAACAGACAGGAGATCAGACTCCAACAATCATTGCCTCCACAGCCAGTCCTTATAAATTCCCAGTGGTTGTTGTGGAAGCTGTGGCTGGTCAATCGGGTCAATCAGATTTTGAAGCTCTTGCCAAATTACATGAAATTTCAGGTTTAGCCTTGCCACCAGCAGTGGACGGTTTGGAGACTGCATTCGTTCGCCACACGACAGTTGTTGCAGCTGAGCAGATGCAAGCAGAAGTGGAACGGTATTTGGGTGTTTAA
- a CDS encoding ABC transporter ATP-binding protein/permease, translating into MTDKQDRISREKKKALLGRLKEQIRPKMSIMYLAAFLAWIQFLMRIISFYLIAQGVAGLYAGKNLDMFRFMSWLVGLNAFGFAVSFLAKKLQGVGSQYARDSLKQTFFQALVTRDGQFASQATAADVFNIASQGIDSLDTYYSYYLSMALRTRLNCLTVLGLVFAIFPLGAVIFILALPLVPVSIMAMQKRSRRIMNRYWGSYMDVGNLFLDDLKGLNTLYSYQADALYERSFNEQAEDFRDATMELLGFQLQSVGYMDAVMYLGIGLSGFVAVNSLAAGNLSLLNMIFFILIATEFFAPIREQGYGMHLVMMNTKMADRIFGFLDSIVAEQENCLGHLSAFDKLELENLTFAYDEKRIFENLSMTMTAGHIYALAGESGQGKTTLAQLLLKRLVPSEGRILLGNQDSTKLSQAAINQQVLYVSGQSYLFNQSIYDNLRMTCSWTKEEILGWMAEHGVLQFVHQLPEGLDTLVGEDGAFLSPGQRQQIICARAILAKRSLYIFDEVTSSVDQDNEAVIYSLIELVSKDAIVIVITHKMKQVQGAKQVLFLAQGEKPRIGESERLYAESSAYRSLVDQQRELEEAIYG; encoded by the coding sequence ATGACAGATAAACAGGATCGTATATCTCGTGAGAAGAAAAAGGCCTTGTTGGGTCGTCTAAAAGAACAGATAAGACCCAAGATGTCAATAATGTATCTGGCTGCTTTTTTGGCTTGGATCCAGTTTTTGATGAGGATTATTTCTTTTTATCTGATTGCTCAAGGTGTTGCTGGTTTGTATGCTGGTAAGAACTTAGATATGTTCCGCTTTATGAGTTGGCTGGTGGGATTGAATGCCTTTGGTTTTGCAGTATCATTTCTAGCTAAAAAATTGCAGGGGGTAGGCTCTCAATATGCTAGAGATTCGTTGAAACAGACCTTTTTCCAAGCTCTAGTCACTCGAGATGGACAGTTTGCTTCTCAGGCAACGGCTGCTGATGTTTTCAATATTGCATCGCAGGGAATAGATAGCCTAGATACGTATTATTCCTACTATTTGTCAATGGCTTTGCGAACTCGTCTCAACTGCTTGACAGTTCTCGGGTTGGTTTTTGCCATTTTTCCTCTGGGAGCTGTGATATTTATCCTAGCTTTACCTCTCGTTCCGGTATCAATCATGGCTATGCAGAAACGTTCCAGACGGATTATGAATCGTTACTGGGGTTCCTATATGGATGTGGGTAATCTCTTCTTGGATGATCTCAAAGGACTCAATACCCTCTACTCTTATCAAGCAGATGCCTTATATGAACGTTCCTTTAATGAACAAGCAGAGGATTTCCGTGATGCGACTATGGAATTACTCGGTTTTCAATTGCAGTCCGTTGGTTATATGGATGCGGTCATGTACCTAGGAATTGGTCTGTCTGGTTTTGTGGCTGTCAACAGTCTAGCAGCAGGTAATCTATCACTCTTGAATATGATTTTCTTTATTCTCATTGCGACAGAGTTTTTTGCACCGATTCGTGAGCAAGGTTATGGTATGCACTTGGTTATGATGAATACCAAGATGGCGGATCGCATTTTTGGCTTTTTGGACAGCATAGTAGCCGAACAAGAGAATTGTCTTGGTCATCTATCTGCTTTTGATAAGTTAGAACTTGAAAATTTAACCTTTGCCTATGATGAAAAAAGAATTTTTGAGAATCTATCAATGACCATGACTGCTGGTCATATTTATGCGTTGGCAGGTGAGTCTGGTCAAGGGAAAACGACCTTGGCTCAGCTACTGTTGAAACGTTTAGTACCTAGCGAAGGACGGATTTTGCTGGGAAATCAAGATAGTACGAAACTTAGTCAAGCGGCTATTAATCAACAGGTGCTTTATGTATCTGGACAGTCATATTTGTTCAATCAGTCCATCTATGACAATCTTCGTATGACTTGTAGTTGGACCAAAGAAGAGATATTGGGATGGATGGCAGAGCATGGTGTTTTACAGTTTGTTCATCAATTGCCAGAAGGTTTGGATACGCTAGTGGGTGAGGATGGAGCTTTCTTATCACCGGGTCAACGTCAACAAATTATCTGTGCTCGTGCAATTCTAGCTAAGCGTTCGCTCTATATTTTTGATGAGGTGACATCAAGTGTAGATCAGGATAATGAAGCGGTAATTTATAGCCTGATTGAATTGGTATCTAAAGACGCCATCGTTATTGTGATTACCCACAAAATGAAACAGGTCCAAGGAGCAAAGCAAGTTCTCTTCTTAGCTCAAGGAGAGAAGCCTAGAATTGGAGAGTCCGAACGTTTGTATGCGGAAAGTTCAGCTTATCGCTCTCTAGTGGATCAACAAAGAGAATTGGAGGAAGCGATCTATGGATAA